One Glycine max cultivar Williams 82 chromosome 3, Glycine_max_v4.0, whole genome shotgun sequence DNA window includes the following coding sequences:
- the LOC100305477 gene encoding V-type proton ATPase subunit G-like protein isoform X1, protein MASNRGQGGIQQLLAAEQEAQRIVNAAKNEKLARLKQAKEEAEKEIAEYRAQLEYEFQKKVSQSSGDSGANVKRLEQETEEKIHHLKTEAERISGDVVSMLLKHVTSVKN, encoded by the exons ATGGCATCCAACAGGGGTCAAGGTGGAATTCAACAGTTGCTGGCTGCTGAACAAGAAGCGCAAAGAATTGTCAATGCTGCAAAAAATG AAAAATTGGCTAGACTGAAGCAAGCCAAAGAAGAGGCTGAAAAGGAAATTGCCGAGTATAGGGCTCAGTTGGAGTACGAGTTTCAAAAGAAAGTGTCACAG AGTAGTGGAGATTCTGGTGCTAATGTGAAGAGACTTGAGCAAGAGACAGAAGAAAAGATTCATCACCTGAAAACTGAGGCTGAGAGGATATCAGGGGATGTTGTCTCCATGCTCCTCAAGCATGTAACAAGTGTGAAGAATTAG
- the PIP2-7 gene encoding aquaporin PIP2-7, which yields MAKDIETEVQSGLPHKDYHDPPAAAFYDPAELRKWSFYRALIAEFVATLLFLYVTILTVIGYNHQTATGSPDLCNGVGVLGIAWAFGGMIFVLVYCTAGISGGHINPAVTFGLFLARKVSLIRAVGYMVAQVLGAISGVGLVKALQKSYYNRYNGGVNMLADGYSKGTGLGAEIIGTFILVYTVFSATDPKRVARDSHVPVLAPLPIGFAVFIVHLATIPITGTGINPARSLGPAVIFNNEKAWDDQWIFWVGPFIGAAIAAFYHQSVLRAQAAKALGSFRSSSNL from the exons ATGGCGAAAGACATCGAAACTGAGGTCCAAAGTGGGCTGCCACACAAGGACTACCACGACCCACCCGCCGCCGCATTCTACGACCCCGCCGAGCTCCGCAAGTGGTCCTTCTACCGCGCCCTCATCGCCGAGTTTGTCGccactctcctcttcctctacgtCACCATCCTCACCGTCATCGGCTACAATCACCAGACCGCCACCGGCAGCCCCGACCTCTGCAATGGCGTCGGCGTCCTCGGCATCGCTTGGGCCTTCGGAGGCATGATATTTGTCCTTGTCTATTGCACTGCTGGGATATCAG GGGGACACATAAACCCGGCGGTAACGTTTGGGTTGTTTCTGGCGAGGAAGGTGTCGCTTATAAGAGCAGTTGGGTACATGGTGGCTCAGGTGTTGGGGGCCATAAGTGGTGTGGGGCTAGTGAAGGCTTTACAGAAGAGCTACTACAACAGGTACAATGGTGGCGTGAACATGCTCGCTGATGGGTACAGCAAAGGAACCGGTTTGGGAGCTGAGATTATTGGCACATTTATTCTTGTCTACACCGTCTTCTCTGCTACCGATCCCaagagagtggcaagagactCCCATGTTCCC GTGTTGGCACCACTTCCAATTGGGTTTGCGGTGTTCATAGTTCACCTGGCCACCATCCCTATCACCGGCACTGGCATCAACCCAGCCAGAAGCCTAGGGCCTGCTGTCATATTCAACAACGAGAAGGCATGGGATGACCAG TGGATCTTCTGGGTTGGACCCTTCATCGGTGCTGCCATTGCTGCATTCTACCACCAGTCCGTGCTGAGGGCCCAAGCAGCAAAGGCTCTCGGGTCTTTCAGGAGCTCCTCAAACCTGTAA